The Erigeron canadensis isolate Cc75 chromosome 4, C_canadensis_v1, whole genome shotgun sequence genome window below encodes:
- the LOC122597039 gene encoding uncharacterized protein LOC122597039, with product MAKDDTSGSSQKPVNTLHPAYSVTNVQTKIRTLDGTKVTYSSWIKLFKLHATAYKVSSHIDGTKAPESTANDYAEWKEIDALVLQWIWIYSTISDDILVRVLATNSTARDAWVKLEKIYLSNKKSRAAALETKFCNLTLAACSSLDDYCEKLKHLANQLEDVDHPVIDSHLVLQLIRGLPPEYDSTTSIINQTADVTWDLATSMLKEELIRQEARQNHSSTVLITSATPQPHSQTPAPNTSPTNNQTPNYYSQRGRGRGQGRTNRGGRGRGGCRDSSQQSTAYQNQ from the coding sequence ATGGCTAAAGATGACACCTCTGGATCATCTCAAAAACCAGTTAACACCCTACATCCTGCCTATTCAGTCACCAATGTACAGACCAAGATCCGAACCTTAGACGGCACAAAAGTGACCTACTCCTCCTGGATCAAATTATTCAAACTTCATGCCACAGCCTATAAAGTCTCCAGCCACATCGACGGAACTAAGGCTCCTGAATCAACAGCCAACGATTATGCAGAATGGAAGGAAATTGATGCACTCGTGCTACAATGGATTTGGATTTATAGCACTATCTCAGATGACATACTGGTTCGTGTTTTGGCCACTAATTCAACAGCAAGGGATGCCTGGGTTAAGTTGGAGAAAATCTATTTAAGTAACAAGAAGTCTCGGGCAGCCGCTTTAGAAACCAAGTTTTGTAATTTAACTCTTGCAGCCTGTTCATCTTTGGATGATTATTGTGAAAAACTCAAGCACCTTGCAAATCAACTTGAGGACGTTGACCATCCTGTTATAGATTCACATCTCGTGCTACAACTCATTCGCGGGTTACCTCCAGAATACGATAGCACAACATCTATAATTAATCAGACTGCTGATGTAACCTGGGATTTAGCGACAAGTATGTTAAAGGAGGAACTGATTCGTCAAGAGGCTCGTCAAAATCATTCTTCCACGGTTCTTATCACCTCTGCCACACCTCAGCCACATTCCCAGACACCAGCACCCAACACATCACCAACCAACAATCAGACCCCAAATTATTATTCACAGCGTGGTCGGGGACGTGGTCAGGGTAGAACCAACCGTGGAGGAAGAGGACGTGGGGGTTGTCGTGATTCGTCTCAACAATCCACAGCTTATCAAAACCAATGA